Below is a window of Planctomycetes bacterium MalM25 DNA.
CAGCGGCGTCGGCATGCGAACCGTTCAGCAGATGGCCCATAGTTCCTGGCTCACCCCCCTGCTGCCGCGCAGCGGCTGCCTGCTCAGGGCCCCGCGCGTCGAGCACGTGGTGCTGGAGGATTGGCTGCTCGAGAACGCCCCGGCGTAGCTCAGAGCGATGCGGTCTCAGCGGTGGCTTCATCCACAGCGGACGGTTCTTCGGTGGTTCCGGCGAGTGGCAGCCGGTAGGCGGCCGCTTCGGTCGCGCTGCGGATGACCAGCAGGTCGCCAACGATGACCGGGTTGTTCCAGCAGAGATCGTCCTTCTTGAGCGCTTGGAGCACGCCCCGTTCGTTGTACTCGTCGGGCGTCGCCTCGATGAGCACGAGCTCGCCCGACTCCTCGCAGCTCACCAGCAGCAGATCGCCGGCAAGGAGGACCTGCCCGAACCCGAAGGAGGGCCGCCGGCGTTTCCGCCAGACGCTTTCGCCCGTCTCCAGATTGGCGCACTGCAGCAGCTCGCCCCGCAGGCCGAAGGCGTGGCCATCGCGGACGACGACGTTGCTGAACTTCGTTTGCAGCACCGGCTTGATCGGCGGCGACCAGAGGGGCTCAGTTGACCAGTCGTCCCCTTCCTTGCTGACCTGGATGCGCGAGGCGCCCTGGCCGTAGCCCTTGGTCAGCAGCAGTTGGTTCTCGGGGAGCGTGATCACTTGGCTGCAGATCGGCATGTTGGCGCTCTGCCCGAACCACGGGTGCTCGAAGACGATGGTCCCGTCCGATGCGTTGCGAGCGACGAGGTGGTCGTCGCACGTTTGCAGAACGAGGCGTTCGCCGTGCAGTGTGGCGAGCTGCGGCGAGGCGTACGACGTTTGACGCCAGCCCGATTTCCAGACCTCCTCGCCCGTCTCCGCGTTGAAGGCGACGACCGAGGCGTCGTGCGAGCCCTCGGTCGCGCCGGCCGGCGCGCCGACGTTGATCACCACGAGGTCGGCCTCGCCTTCGTTCTCGATCGGCGCGAACAGCGGCGAGCCGCTCTTGCCCCACACGATCACGTCCACCCCGTACTGCTCCGCCGTGTCGACGCTCCAGAGCCGCTCGCCCGTGCGGGCGTCGAGGCAGTTGACGAGTCCCTTGCCGCCTTGGGTGTAGACGCGGTCGTTCGCGATGGTCGGTGTGGCGCGTGGGCCTTGGTAGCCCATCTGGCCTTTGAAGTCCTCCGGGTCGAACCGGACCGGGTCCGAGTGCGACCAGACGGGCTCGCCCGTCCGCAGGTCGTAACAAACGACCAGCTCCTCTTCGCCCCGCTGCTCCTGGGTCACGCCGTAGTAGCCCAGGACCGCGAAAGAAGACCAGCCGGCGCCGATCTCGCGCCGCCACAGCTCCACCGGCGGGTTCGCCTGCCAGTCGCGCGCGAGCGCTGGCCCGACCGCCTCGGCCCAGGGGCCTTCGCCCAGGAAGCGGGGGTAGTCGTATTCGCCGGGGCCCCAGTCGTAGATGCCCGACTCGGCGGATTGATTGTCCGGGACACGGCTCAGCATCTCGTCGGACTTGGAGGCGCCCCGCCGGTGCAAGCCGATGATCTGCCCGGCTCCGTTGAACCGAAACTCGTAGAACGTCCCGATGAGGTACACGGCGAGAAAGGGAGCGGCAAACAGCCCGATCCGCAGACCGAGTGGGCCTTTGCCGCGTACCGCGTACCACCCCGTTAAGCCGAGCAGAAGCAGCAGCAAAACCGCGGTCGACGCCAGGTTCTTGATGTCGACGGTCTGATCGGTCTGTTGAATCGCCAGGTACCCACCCGCTGCGAGCCCAATCCAGGCCCAGGGAAAGACAACCCGACGCCTCGGAGCGGGGGCGTCGGCGGTCGGGGCGTCTTCGGCAGGGGCCATGTTCGTTCTGTCGGCGAATAGCTAACGTGGGAGGTGAGCCCAAATCGTAGCGCCGCCGCCACCGCGCGGCAATCGAGCCCCCTCCCGCATGCCGGCCCCATCCCTCCATGCCGAGCCCGCCAACCCGTCGCCGTCGGCGGCGGGGCCGGTGGTCGTGGAGCTCGATCCCGGCACGCGGCCCGAAGCGGCCTTCCGTGCGTTGGCGGGGGAACCCCACGCGGTCTTCTTCGACAGTGCGCAGCGTCACGAACGGCTGGGGCGGTACTCCTACGTGGCGGCCGACCCGTTCGATTGGTTCACCGGTTCTCCGGATGAGCCCGACGTCTTGCAGCAATTGCGGCAGCGGTTGGGGCGTTGGATCGTTGAGCCGACATCCGGATTGCCCCCCTGGCAGGGCGGGGCGGCGGGGCTCATCGGCTACGAGATCGGCCGCGGCCTTGAACGCCTGCCGCGTCCACGCTGGGACGAGTTTCAGACGCCGGCGTTAGCGATGGGGCTCTACGACACGGTCGTCGCCTTCGATCACCTCCAGCAGCGGGCGTGGGCCGTCTCCCAAGGCCTGCCCGCCGAGGGCGACGCGCGGAGGCGTCGCGCCGAGCAGCGGGTGGCGTGGCTGCTCGATCGGCTTGACGGCGGCCCCAGCCCTCAAGGCGAGCGTCATGCGCCGGCGCCCCTTTCGCAGCCGAGCCTGGCCCCGCAGTTTGCCACGCGGTTCGATGGCGTGCTGAGCGACTTCGCGCGTGAGGACTACCTGCGGGCGGTCGAGCGGGTCGTTGATCACCTGAGAGCGGGCGACGCTTTCCAGGTGAACCTTTCTCAGCGGTTGCTGCTCGAGGACCCCGGCGACCCGGTCGCGATGTACTTGCGGCTCCGCGAGCGCAACCCGGCGCCGTTCGGCGGCTACCTCGACGGGGGCGATTGGCAGGTAGCCAGCGCCTCGCCCGAGCGTTTCCTCCGCCTGCAGGACGGCCTCGTGGAGACGCGCCCCATCAAGGGCACGCGCCCCCTGAGCGGCGTCGCCGAGGAGTTGCTGGCGAGCGAGAAGGATCGGGCTGAGAATGTGATGATCGTCGACCTGCTGCGCAACGACCTGTCGCGTGTCTGCGAAGACGATTCGATCGACGTGCCCGAGTTGTTCGCCGTCGAACGCTACGCCCACGTGCAGCACCTCGTCTCCGCGGTGACGGGGCGACTGCGGCGGGATCGCGACGCGACCGACCTGCTCGCCGCGACCCTGCCAGGTGGATCGATAACAGGGGCCCCGAAGGTCCGCGCCCAGGAGATCATCGCCCGCCTCGAACCGACCGCCCGCGGCGCTTACTGCGGCTCGCTCGCGTGGATCGGCTTCCCCGATGGGCAAGGCCGACAGGCGATGGACAGCAGCGTGCTGATCCGCACGCTCACCCGCGCCCGCGGCTGGATTCAGGCGCCGGTGGGCAGTGGCGTCGTCGTGCAGTCCGACCCGGAGGCCGAGTACGAGGAGACCTGGCACAAGGCGGCCGGACTCATCGAGCCGGTGACGCCGTGATCCTGGTTATCGACAACTACGACAGCTTCGTGCATAACCTGGCCCGCCTCGTGCGACTGACGGGACGCGAGACCGCGGTCGTGCGGAACGATGCGATCGACCCCCGCCAGATCGCGGAGCGATTGCCCGAAGCGATCGTCCTGTCGCCCGGCCCCGGCACGCCGGCCGAGGCGGGCTGCTGCGTTGAGGTCGTGCGACGCTTCGACGGCGTTATCCCGCTGCTCGGCGTCTGCCTCGGGCACCAAGCGATCGTGGAGGCGCTCGGCGGGGCCGTCGCCCGCGCGCCGGAACCGCTGCACGGCCGCACCTCGCTCGTCCGCCACGAAGGCGAGGGGCTGTTCGCCGGGCTGCCCAGCCCGATGACGGTCTGCCGCTATCACTCGCTCGCCGCCGAGGAGGGAACGTTGCCCGAGGGCCTCGAAGCGACCGCCTGGAGCGACGACGGTGTCGTCATGGCGGTTGAGCGGCGTGGGACGCCGACCTTCGGCGTGCAGTTCCACCCGGAGGCGATCCTGACCGAGCACGGCCAGCGGCTGATCGATAACTTCGTCAGGAAGATCGGCTAAGCGGTGGTGATGAGCCGTTTCATCTCACGCACAGCGCTGTCGATGCCGACCAGCACGGCCCGCGAGACGAGGCTGTGGCCGATGTTCAGCTCGCTCATCTCGGGCAACGCCGCGACCGGTTGGACGTTCTGGTAATTGAGCCCGTGCCCCGCGTGTAAGCGGAGGCCGGCGGAGCGCGCCGTCCTGCCGGCGGCGGCGAGGCGGTCGAGCTGCTCGACGACCGCGCCCCGGAGCCCGCCCGCATCCGCGAAGGCGTGGGCGTAGGGGCCGGTGTGCAGTTCGACGCCGTCGACTCCCTCGCCGAGCGAAGCGGAGGCTTCGATCTGCGCCGGGTCGGCGTCGATGAACAGGCTGACCAGCACGCCGGCGCCCGCCAACCGCTCGACCGCCGGGGCGACGCGGTCGCGGCCCCCAATGACATCGAGGCCCCCCTCGGTGGTGACCTCCTCGCGGCGTTCGGGGACGAGCGTCACCTGGTGCGGCTTGGTCTGGCAAGCGATGCCGATCATCTCGTCCGTGCAGGCGCACTCGAGGTTGACCGGCACGGTCGCTGTTTGCATCAGGACTTCGAGATCGCGATCCTGGATGTGCCGACGGTCTTCGCGGAGGTGGATCGTGATCCCGTCGGCGCCCGCCAGTACGGCCATGGCCGCCGCGGTTACGGGGTCCGGTTCGACGGTTCGACGCGCCTGCCGCACGGTCGCGACGTGATCGATGTT
It encodes the following:
- the pdxJ gene encoding Pyridoxine 5'-phosphate synthase, with amino-acid sequence MATLGVNIDHVATVRQARRTVEPDPVTAAAMAVLAGADGITIHLREDRRHIQDRDLEVLMQTATVPVNLECACTDEMIGIACQTKPHQVTLVPERREEVTTEGGLDVIGGRDRVAPAVERLAGAGVLVSLFIDADPAQIEASASLGEGVDGVELHTGPYAHAFADAGGLRGAVVEQLDRLAAAGRTARSAGLRLHAGHGLNYQNVQPVAALPEMSELNIGHSLVSRAVLVGIDSAVREMKRLITTA
- the pabA gene encoding Aminodeoxychorismate synthase component 2 is translated as MILVIDNYDSFVHNLARLVRLTGRETAVVRNDAIDPRQIAERLPEAIVLSPGPGTPAEAGCCVEVVRRFDGVIPLLGVCLGHQAIVEALGGAVARAPEPLHGRTSLVRHEGEGLFAGLPSPMTVCRYHSLAAEEGTLPEGLEATAWSDDGVVMAVERRGTPTFGVQFHPEAILTEHGQRLIDNFVRKIG
- a CDS encoding outer membrane biogenesis protein BamB — encoded protein: MAPAEDAPTADAPAPRRRVVFPWAWIGLAAGGYLAIQQTDQTVDIKNLASTAVLLLLLLGLTGWYAVRGKGPLGLRIGLFAAPFLAVYLIGTFYEFRFNGAGQIIGLHRRGASKSDEMLSRVPDNQSAESGIYDWGPGEYDYPRFLGEGPWAEAVGPALARDWQANPPVELWRREIGAGWSSFAVLGYYGVTQEQRGEEELVVCYDLRTGEPVWSHSDPVRFDPEDFKGQMGYQGPRATPTIANDRVYTQGGKGLVNCLDARTGERLWSVDTAEQYGVDVIVWGKSGSPLFAPIENEGEADLVVINVGAPAGATEGSHDASVVAFNAETGEEVWKSGWRQTSYASPQLATLHGERLVLQTCDDHLVARNASDGTIVFEHPWFGQSANMPICSQVITLPENQLLLTKGYGQGASRIQVSKEGDDWSTEPLWSPPIKPVLQTKFSNVVVRDGHAFGLRGELLQCANLETGESVWRKRRRPSFGFGQVLLAGDLLLVSCEESGELVLIEATPDEYNERGVLQALKKDDLCWNNPVIVGDLLVIRSATEAAAYRLPLAGTTEEPSAVDEATAETASL
- the pabB gene encoding Aminodeoxychorismate synthase component 1; this encodes MPAPSLHAEPANPSPSAAGPVVVELDPGTRPEAAFRALAGEPHAVFFDSAQRHERLGRYSYVAADPFDWFTGSPDEPDVLQQLRQRLGRWIVEPTSGLPPWQGGAAGLIGYEIGRGLERLPRPRWDEFQTPALAMGLYDTVVAFDHLQQRAWAVSQGLPAEGDARRRRAEQRVAWLLDRLDGGPSPQGERHAPAPLSQPSLAPQFATRFDGVLSDFAREDYLRAVERVVDHLRAGDAFQVNLSQRLLLEDPGDPVAMYLRLRERNPAPFGGYLDGGDWQVASASPERFLRLQDGLVETRPIKGTRPLSGVAEELLASEKDRAENVMIVDLLRNDLSRVCEDDSIDVPELFAVERYAHVQHLVSAVTGRLRRDRDATDLLAATLPGGSITGAPKVRAQEIIARLEPTARGAYCGSLAWIGFPDGQGRQAMDSSVLIRTLTRARGWIQAPVGSGVVVQSDPEAEYEETWHKAAGLIEPVTP